One genomic region from Methanobacterium sp. encodes:
- the thsA gene encoding thermosome subunit alpha gives MAQLGGGNQPILILPEGTNRFLGRDAQRMNIMAGKVLAETVRTTLGPKGMDKMLVDSLGDIVVTNDGVTILKEMDIEHPAAKMLVEVAKTQEDEVGDGTTTAVIIAGELLKKAEALLDQDIHPTIIAMGYRQAAEKAQEILNVISIDSDDRDTLLKVAMTAMTGKGTEKARRPLAELIVSAVKQVEEDGEIDKDHIKIEKKDGAVVDESTLVQGVIIDKERVHPGMPAKVEDAKIALLNSAIEVKETEVDAEIRITDPAQMQAFIEQEEQMIRDMINKIEDSGASVLFCQKGIDDLAQHYLAKAGIMAVRRVKKSDMEKLSKATGAKVVTNIEDLSYADLGEAGKVAEKKISGEDMIFVEECKDPKAVTLLVRGSTDHVVDEIERAVEDAIGVVTATAEDKKVVAGGGAPEIAISKGLKEYADSISGREQLAVSAFAEALEIVPKTLAENAGLDSIDALVDLRAAHEKSLYMGLDVFEGDVRDMYKAGVVEPQRVKKQAIQSAAEAAEMILRIDDVIASTGAGKTPDMEGMEGMGGMPGGMPPMM, from the coding sequence ATCATGGCAGGTAAAGTCCTTGCAGAAACTGTAAGAACAACTCTCGGTCCAAAAGGAATGGATAAAATGCTTGTAGATTCTCTTGGAGATATTGTTGTAACTAACGATGGTGTAACCATTCTTAAAGAGATGGATATTGAGCATCCGGCTGCTAAAATGCTTGTTGAAGTTGCTAAGACTCAGGAAGATGAAGTAGGTGACGGTACAACTACAGCAGTTATTATAGCTGGTGAATTACTCAAAAAAGCTGAAGCTTTACTGGATCAGGACATTCATCCAACAATCATAGCCATGGGTTACAGGCAGGCAGCAGAAAAAGCCCAGGAAATATTAAATGTAATTTCAATTGATTCTGATGACCGTGACACTCTCTTAAAAGTTGCAATGACTGCAATGACCGGTAAAGGAACCGAAAAAGCCAGAAGACCATTAGCTGAACTCATTGTAAGTGCAGTAAAACAGGTTGAAGAAGACGGAGAAATCGATAAAGATCACATAAAAATAGAGAAAAAAGATGGCGCAGTAGTGGACGAATCAACACTTGTTCAGGGTGTAATAATCGATAAAGAAAGAGTACACCCAGGAATGCCAGCAAAGGTAGAAGATGCAAAAATAGCACTCTTAAACTCTGCAATAGAAGTTAAAGAAACAGAAGTAGATGCTGAAATCAGAATAACAGACCCTGCACAGATGCAAGCATTCATTGAACAGGAAGAACAGATGATCAGAGACATGATTAATAAAATAGAAGACTCTGGTGCAAGCGTTTTATTCTGTCAAAAAGGTATCGATGACCTTGCACAGCATTACTTAGCTAAAGCAGGAATCATGGCTGTTAGAAGGGTTAAAAAATCCGATATGGAAAAACTGTCCAAAGCAACAGGTGCAAAAGTTGTAACAAACATCGAAGATCTCTCATACGCTGACCTCGGAGAAGCAGGAAAAGTAGCAGAAAAGAAAATATCAGGCGAAGACATGATATTTGTTGAAGAATGCAAAGATCCTAAGGCTGTCACATTATTAGTTAGAGGTTCAACAGATCATGTTGTAGATGAAATAGAAAGAGCAGTAGAAGACGCAATTGGCGTAGTTACAGCAACTGCAGAAGATAAAAAGGTAGTTGCAGGTGGAGGAGCACCTGAAATCGCTATTTCCAAAGGATTAAAAGAATACGCTGACTCCATAAGTGGAAGAGAACAGTTAGCAGTTTCAGCATTTGCAGAAGCATTAGAAATTGTTCCAAAAACACTCGCAGAAAACGCTGGACTTGACAGCATCGATGCTCTCGTCGATTTAAGAGCAGCGCACGAAAAATCCTTATACATGGGATTAGATGTTTTCGAAGGCGATGTACGAGATATGTACAAAGCAGGTGTTGTTGAACCGCAAAGAGTTAAAAAACAGGCCATTCAATCCGCTGCAGAAGCTGCAGAAATGATCCTCCGTATTGACGACGTTATCGCATCAACTGGTGCCGGTAAAACACCTGATATGGAAGGAATGGAAGGAATGGGCGGAATGCCTGGCGGTATGCCACCAATGATGTAA